A stretch of the Bradyrhizobium arachidis genome encodes the following:
- the gatB gene encoding Asp-tRNA(Asn)/Glu-tRNA(Gln) amidotransferase subunit GatB, translating into MNAPAVPHKLLKGATGDWEMVIGMEIHAQVTSNSKLFSGASTAFGGDPNTHVSLVDAAMPGMLPVINEECVRQAVRTGLGLNAKINLRSVFDRKNYFYPDLPQGYQISQYKSPVVGEGEVLVELDGGRSVTVGIERLHLEQDAGKLLHDQSPTMSYVDLNRSGVALMEIVSKPDIRDAEQAKAYVTKLRSILRYLGTCDGDMEKGSLRADVNVSVRRPGGPLGTRCEIKNMNSITFIGQAIEYEARRQIEILEDGGAIDQETRLYDPNKGETRSMRSKEEAHDYRYFPDPDLLPLEFSQNFVDELKAKLPELPDQKKARFVADFSLSPYDASVLVAERESAEFYETVLSGLANRARDGKVAANWVINELFGRLNKEGRGITGSPVNAGQLAAIVDLIGEGTISGKIAKDLFEIVWQEGGDPRALVESRGMKQVTDLSAIEKVVDDIIAANPDKAAQVKDKPQSLGWFVGQVMKSSGGKANPQAVNDLLKSKLGV; encoded by the coding sequence ATGAACGCACCCGCCGTCCCCCACAAGCTTCTCAAAGGCGCCACCGGTGACTGGGAGATGGTCATCGGCATGGAGATCCATGCCCAGGTGACGTCGAACTCAAAACTGTTCTCGGGCGCGTCCACCGCCTTCGGCGGCGATCCGAACACACATGTCTCGCTGGTCGACGCGGCGATGCCGGGCATGCTGCCCGTGATCAACGAGGAATGCGTCAGGCAGGCTGTCCGGACCGGGCTTGGGCTCAACGCAAAAATCAATCTGCGGTCGGTGTTCGACCGGAAAAACTATTTCTATCCGGACCTGCCGCAGGGTTACCAGATCAGCCAGTACAAGTCGCCCGTCGTGGGCGAGGGCGAGGTGCTGGTCGAGCTCGACGGCGGACGCAGCGTCACTGTCGGCATCGAGCGGCTGCACCTTGAGCAGGACGCCGGCAAGTTGCTGCACGACCAGTCGCCGACCATGTCCTATGTCGATCTCAACCGCTCCGGCGTGGCGCTGATGGAGATCGTCTCAAAACCTGATATCCGCGACGCCGAGCAGGCCAAGGCCTATGTGACAAAACTGCGCTCGATCCTGCGCTATCTCGGCACCTGCGACGGCGACATGGAGAAGGGGTCCTTGCGCGCCGACGTCAACGTCTCGGTGCGCCGCCCCGGCGGGCCGCTCGGCACGCGCTGCGAGATCAAGAACATGAACTCGATCACCTTCATCGGCCAGGCGATCGAGTACGAGGCGCGCCGCCAGATCGAGATCCTCGAGGATGGCGGGGCGATCGACCAGGAGACGCGGCTTTACGACCCCAACAAGGGCGAGACGCGCTCGATGCGCTCCAAGGAAGAGGCGCACGACTATCGTTACTTCCCGGATCCCGATCTCTTGCCGTTGGAGTTCTCGCAGAACTTCGTCGACGAGCTGAAGGCGAAGCTCCCTGAGCTGCCGGACCAGAAGAAGGCGCGCTTCGTCGCCGACTTTTCGCTGTCTCCCTATGATGCGAGCGTGCTGGTCGCCGAGCGCGAGAGCGCGGAGTTCTACGAGACTGTGCTTTCGGGCCTCGCCAACCGCGCGCGCGACGGCAAGGTGGCCGCGAACTGGGTGATCAACGAATTGTTCGGCCGCCTCAACAAGGAAGGCCGGGGTATTACCGGCTCTCCGGTCAATGCCGGGCAGCTTGCGGCGATCGTCGATTTGATCGGCGAGGGCACGATCTCCGGAAAGATCGCCAAGGACCTGTTCGAGATCGTCTGGCAGGAAGGCGGCGATCCCCGCGCGCTCGTCGAGAGCCGCGGCATGAAGCAGGTCACCGACCTCTCGGCGATCGAGAAGGTGGTCGACGACATCATCGCGGCCAATCCCGACAAGGCCGCGCAGGTCAAGGACAAGCCGCAGTCGCTCGGCTGGTTCGTCGGTCAGGTCATGAAGTCGTCCGGCGGCAAGGCCAACCCGCAAGCGGTCAACGACCTCCTCAAGTCCAAGCTCGGCGTCTGA
- a CDS encoding CC0125/CC1285 family lipoprotein yields the protein MFFRVSMLVAVAAILVSCSTPYQQQSFTGGSDVKELRPDVFRVSFQGNGYTTRESVQVYWLYRAAQLAVEKGFAGFELLSDIQFVMRRPPADYRSSTRLSSAVPSLRTLIPVSPQESAAFRIWDRGDLASRSDQPIRLARGGAVFIYTGGGAAVPKPGIEADVHFLPAPVEAAPPKVFNAKTLLAQLEPLIKAERCNLGNICPHVHEYLLPKGTLR from the coding sequence ATGTTTTTTCGGGTTTCGATGCTGGTGGCTGTGGCCGCCATTCTCGTGTCATGTTCGACACCTTACCAGCAACAAAGCTTTACCGGCGGATCCGACGTCAAGGAGCTGAGGCCCGACGTCTTCCGCGTGAGCTTCCAGGGCAATGGCTACACCACCCGGGAGAGCGTTCAGGTCTATTGGCTTTATCGTGCTGCCCAGCTCGCGGTCGAAAAGGGATTTGCCGGATTTGAACTCCTGTCTGACATTCAGTTCGTGATGCGCCGGCCGCCGGCGGACTACCGGAGCAGCACCCGCCTCAGCAGCGCTGTGCCGTCGTTGCGCACCCTCATCCCGGTATCGCCGCAGGAGAGCGCTGCTTTCAGGATCTGGGACCGAGGCGATCTCGCCAGCCGGTCGGATCAGCCGATCCGGCTCGCGCGCGGCGGCGCCGTGTTCATCTACACGGGCGGCGGAGCAGCGGTGCCCAAACCCGGAATCGAGGCCGACGTTCACTTCCTCCCGGCACCGGTCGAGGCGGCTCCCCCGAAAGTGTTCAATGCCAAGACGCTGCTTGCCCAGTTGGAACCGCTCATCAAGGCCGAGCGGTGCAATCTCGGCAATATCTGTCCGCATGTTCACGAGTATCTGCTGCCCAAGGGAACGCTGCGATAG